The Christiangramia flava JLT2011 genome has a segment encoding these proteins:
- the pfkA gene encoding 6-phosphofructokinase, whose protein sequence is MTKKIENIAVLTSGGDAPGMNAAIRAVVRACSFYQLKCTGIYRGYQGLIEADFEDLDARSVRNIINKGGTFLKSTRSMEFKTKEGRKKAYDNLVKEGVDAMVVIGGDGTFTGAEYFSQEFNFPIVGIPATIDNDINGTDYTLGYDTALNTVVEAIDKIRDTASSHNRLFLVEVMGRDAGDIALNSGIGAGAEEILIPEEETGVERMIESLRRSKKAGKTSSIIVVAEGEKSGKNIFELARFIEENLDEYEIRVSVLGHIQRGGSPSCFDRVLASKLGVGAVEALMEGKTEVMIGIHHQKVVHVNLQTAIKGDAKIDKELRRVADITSV, encoded by the coding sequence ATGACCAAAAAAATAGAAAACATCGCAGTTCTAACCTCCGGGGGAGATGCTCCCGGAATGAATGCTGCCATTCGTGCAGTTGTTCGTGCCTGTTCTTTTTATCAATTAAAGTGTACCGGCATTTATCGCGGTTATCAGGGGCTGATAGAAGCCGATTTTGAAGACCTGGACGCGCGATCGGTTAGAAATATCATCAACAAGGGTGGAACATTTCTGAAATCTACCCGTTCAATGGAATTTAAAACCAAAGAAGGCCGTAAAAAAGCTTACGATAACCTGGTTAAGGAAGGTGTCGATGCCATGGTGGTAATTGGAGGTGACGGAACGTTTACCGGTGCTGAATATTTCAGCCAGGAATTCAATTTTCCTATTGTAGGTATTCCTGCAACGATTGATAATGATATCAATGGAACCGATTATACACTGGGTTATGATACCGCTTTAAATACGGTTGTGGAAGCGATCGATAAAATTCGGGATACTGCCAGTTCTCATAACAGGCTATTCTTAGTCGAGGTTATGGGAAGAGACGCCGGGGATATCGCTCTAAATAGTGGTATTGGTGCGGGTGCAGAAGAAATCCTGATTCCGGAAGAAGAAACCGGGGTAGAGCGAATGATCGAATCGTTGCGACGCAGTAAAAAAGCTGGTAAGACTTCCAGTATTATTGTGGTAGCCGAAGGTGAAAAAAGCGGTAAAAATATATTTGAACTGGCTCGTTTTATTGAAGAAAACCTGGACGAATATGAAATTCGTGTTTCTGTTCTGGGTCATATTCAGCGAGGTGGTTCCCCAAGTTGTTTCGATAGAGTCCTTGCGAGTAAACTTGGAGTAGGAGCGGTAGAAGCTCTCATGGAAGGAAAGACCGAGGTAATGATCGGTATTCATCATCAGAAGGTGGTTCATGTAAATCTTCAAACCGCTATCAAAGGGGACGCTAAAATCGATAAAGAATTACGAAGGGTGGCAGACATCACTTCGGTATAA
- a CDS encoding alpha-amylase family glycosyl hydrolase, with amino-acid sequence MKKLLLLLLTSSILTVSCKNEHKDAKEETNEMAKDSLAPVSDEVMESAVIYEVNIRQYSPEGTFNAFTKDIPQLKDLGVKVVWLMPMYPIAMKNRKATGEKSIEDITDTIERKKYLGSYYSISDYSAVNPNFGTMEDFDKLVETAHENGMYVILDWVANHTGWDHAWITEHPEYYTKDKNGEITDPINDATGEPWGWTDVADLNFDNEGLREAMKQEMLFWVKEHNIDGYRADAAHSVPTDFWEDVSADLREVKPVFMLAEAESPKDLFHNAFEMGYNWEGHHIMNEIAQGKKTAKDWDEYMKKIDTTFEDDDYLMNFITNHDENSWAGTVKERMGDASEAMLAMSYTIPGMPLVYSGQEYDMDKRLRFFEKDTIPHQKGKVYPILEKLGKLKNENAALHGAKQAASYETLETSNQEKILAYERKGGGSELIYLANMSDQPVKFTVSIAGDYQDYMANSEFQIEEGQEMEFQPWEYKILTKN; translated from the coding sequence ATGAAAAAACTTCTATTGCTATTGCTTACTTCCTCCATTCTTACGGTTTCCTGCAAGAATGAACACAAGGATGCTAAAGAGGAGACCAACGAGATGGCGAAGGATTCTCTGGCACCAGTTTCAGATGAGGTGATGGAATCTGCAGTGATCTACGAAGTGAATATTCGCCAGTATTCACCGGAAGGAACGTTCAATGCATTTACGAAAGACATTCCTCAATTGAAAGACCTGGGGGTAAAAGTGGTTTGGTTGATGCCAATGTATCCTATTGCGATGAAGAACAGGAAAGCAACCGGGGAGAAATCTATTGAAGATATTACAGATACTATCGAACGAAAAAAATACCTGGGAAGCTATTATTCCATTTCAGATTACTCCGCTGTTAATCCAAATTTTGGAACTATGGAAGACTTCGATAAACTGGTGGAAACTGCACACGAAAATGGTATGTATGTAATTCTTGACTGGGTGGCAAACCATACTGGATGGGATCATGCCTGGATCACCGAGCATCCAGAATACTATACCAAAGACAAAAATGGAGAAATTACAGATCCTATAAACGATGCTACCGGGGAGCCTTGGGGATGGACTGATGTAGCCGATCTGAATTTTGATAACGAAGGTCTGCGTGAGGCAATGAAACAGGAAATGCTGTTTTGGGTGAAAGAGCATAATATCGATGGATATCGTGCCGATGCCGCACATTCGGTTCCAACCGATTTCTGGGAAGATGTCTCAGCAGATCTAAGAGAGGTAAAGCCTGTATTTATGCTGGCCGAAGCTGAAAGTCCGAAAGATCTTTTCCACAATGCTTTCGAAATGGGGTATAACTGGGAAGGACATCATATAATGAACGAGATCGCTCAGGGAAAGAAAACTGCAAAAGACTGGGATGAATATATGAAGAAGATCGATACGACTTTTGAAGATGATGATTACCTCATGAACTTTATCACGAACCATGATGAGAACTCCTGGGCCGGTACAGTAAAAGAACGAATGGGAGATGCTTCGGAAGCAATGCTTGCGATGTCTTACACCATTCCGGGAATGCCATTGGTCTATAGTGGGCAGGAATATGATATGGATAAAAGATTACGTTTTTTCGAAAAGGACACTATTCCGCATCAAAAAGGTAAGGTTTATCCTATTTTAGAAAAGTTAGGAAAACTGAAGAATGAAAACGCAGCTTTACATGGTGCGAAACAGGCAGCTTCTTATGAAACACTAGAAACTTCCAATCAGGAAAAGATCCTGGCATACGAAAGAAAGGGTGGAGGAAGTGAATTGATCTATCTTGCAAACATGAGCGATCAGCCCGTGAAATTTACAGTTTCGATCGCCGGCGATTACCAGGATTACATGGCCAATTCAGAATTCCAAATAGAGGAAGGCCAGGAAATGGAATTTCAACCCTGGGAGTATAAAATTTTGACAAAAAACTAA
- a CDS encoding glycoside hydrolase family 13 protein — MKKLVVLVICFLLSLPAFAQIERVEPPNWWTGFKNQDLELLVYGKDIGKAEVRVNYPGVELVKSHKADSPNYLFLDLNISEEAKPGNFTISFKMPEGASESYEYELKKREKPADEYVGFNSSDAIYLITPDRFANGDPSNDIDKSLNETTIDQEDDYARHGGDIRGIIEHLDYIDEIGFTAIWPSPLLINDMKSGSYHGYAMTDFYKVDPRFGSLSEYRELANSVRERGMKLIMDQVENHCGIEHWWMDDLPFNDWINYQELYENGEQVVYSNHRRTTNQDHYAAKVDKKQMSDGWFVDSMPDLNQRNPFMANYLIQNSIWWIETLGLGGIRQDTYPYPDKDFMSDWAGAIMTEYPNFNIVGEEWSNNPLLIRYWQEGVENGYDSNLPSTMDFAMQATIVKGLKNEETWGTGLVEIYDGLANDFSYENPESILVFPDNHDMSRIFTQLGEDLTKTKMDIGFMLAMPRIPQIYYGTEILMNDTANPGDHGLIRTNFPGGWEADEVNAFKGQGLSADQKDMQDFLKKILNYRKNSLAIHEGKTTHFAPQDKTYLLSRNSEDETVVVILNKNEEPYKLSLDRFEELGLKGKKLQNVISGEIISWEQTLVLPEYGIYFLTTKIKN; from the coding sequence ATGAAAAAATTAGTTGTATTAGTTATATGTTTTTTGCTGAGTCTACCAGCTTTTGCCCAAATTGAACGGGTGGAGCCACCAAACTGGTGGACAGGTTTCAAAAATCAAGATCTCGAGCTTTTGGTCTACGGAAAAGATATAGGGAAAGCCGAAGTTAGGGTCAATTATCCAGGTGTGGAACTCGTAAAATCACACAAGGCAGATAGCCCGAATTATCTGTTTCTTGATCTAAACATTTCTGAGGAAGCAAAACCCGGAAATTTCACCATTAGTTTTAAAATGCCTGAAGGAGCTTCTGAAAGTTATGAATATGAACTAAAAAAGAGAGAAAAACCAGCCGATGAATACGTCGGTTTTAATAGTTCTGACGCTATTTACCTAATTACTCCAGACAGGTTTGCTAATGGCGATCCATCTAATGATATTGATAAAAGTTTAAATGAAACAACTATTGATCAGGAAGATGATTATGCCCGTCACGGTGGAGATATTCGCGGAATAATCGAGCACCTGGATTATATTGATGAAATAGGTTTTACCGCGATCTGGCCATCTCCATTATTAATAAATGACATGAAATCTGGTTCATATCATGGATATGCCATGACCGATTTCTACAAAGTAGATCCCAGATTTGGAAGCCTTTCTGAATACCGTGAGCTTGCCAATAGCGTACGAGAAAGAGGAATGAAACTCATTATGGACCAGGTAGAAAACCATTGTGGTATCGAGCATTGGTGGATGGATGATCTGCCGTTTAACGATTGGATCAATTACCAGGAACTCTACGAAAATGGAGAACAGGTTGTTTATTCCAACCACAGGAGAACTACAAATCAGGACCATTACGCAGCAAAAGTTGATAAGAAGCAAATGAGCGATGGTTGGTTCGTAGATTCCATGCCAGACTTAAATCAGCGTAATCCATTTATGGCCAATTATCTTATTCAGAATAGTATTTGGTGGATAGAAACTCTGGGACTTGGCGGTATTCGCCAGGATACTTATCCATATCCCGATAAAGATTTCATGAGTGACTGGGCAGGAGCTATAATGACCGAGTATCCTAATTTCAATATCGTGGGAGAAGAGTGGAGCAACAACCCGTTGCTTATTCGCTACTGGCAGGAAGGTGTGGAGAATGGTTACGACTCCAATTTGCCATCTACGATGGATTTTGCCATGCAGGCTACAATTGTGAAGGGTTTAAAAAATGAAGAAACCTGGGGTACCGGGCTGGTTGAAATTTATGACGGACTGGCAAATGACTTTTCTTATGAAAATCCTGAAAGCATTCTGGTATTTCCAGACAATCATGATATGAGTCGTATTTTCACCCAGCTAGGTGAAGATTTGACAAAAACAAAGATGGATATTGGCTTTATGCTGGCCATGCCTCGAATTCCTCAGATTTATTACGGAACGGAAATTTTGATGAACGATACAGCAAATCCTGGTGACCACGGGCTTATTCGTACTAATTTTCCGGGCGGCTGGGAGGCTGATGAGGTAAATGCGTTTAAAGGGCAAGGCCTTTCGGCAGATCAAAAGGACATGCAGGACTTTCTGAAGAAAATTCTGAATTATCGGAAGAACAGTCTGGCGATCCACGAAGGTAAAACTACCCATTTTGCACCGCAGGATAAGACCTATCTTTTAAGCCGAAATTCTGAAGATGAGACGGTGGTGGTCATACTCAATAAAAATGAGGAGCCATACAAACTTTCTCTGGACCGCTTTGAAGAACTTGGTTTAAAAGGGAAAAAACTGCAGAATGTAATTTCAGGAGAAATTATCAGCTGGGAACAGACACTGGTATTGCCAGAGTATGGTATCTATTTTTTAACGACGAAAATCAAAAACTAA
- a CDS encoding glycoside hydrolase family 65 protein, which yields MNQDYIKPDEWSIVEEGFDPGRVKSSESLFSIGNGAMGQRANFEEQYSGPSFQGSYIGGVYYPDKTKVGWWKNGYPEYFAKVLNAPNWIGINVFVNEEPLDLHNCREVKNFRRELNMKEGWHARTFETELPNGVQVEVKALRFVSIVDNELGSIKFEITPLNQDAEIRFDPYLDGSTTNTDANWEERFWETLEVKKEADKGFIVSKTLKTGFHVGTYMQSEILLNDEKQDLGMESKEDEDRISFSYKLKAKKGETAAIVKYAGYVTDMNHDQNNLISAASKVLDKASDLGFDELKAQQKEAWSKIWEMSDITISGDVAAQQGIRFNIFQLNQTYLGEDDRLNIGPKGFTGEKYGGSTYWDTEAYCIPFYMATKDSKVARKLLTYRYNQLEKAQENAKKLGFSNGAALYPMVTMNGEESHNEWEITFEEIHRNGAMVFAIYNYVRYTGDFSYIPEKGLEVMIAIARFWHQRANFSKSKNKYVILGVTGPNEYENNVNNNWYTNYIAKWCINYCIKMIDKVKDGYGEDYDRVMGLTHLNEGEIANWEEVADNLYMPYSEDYGVFLQQDGFLDKEIIPVADMDKKHRPINQKWSWDRILRSCYIKQADVLQGFYFFEDHFSKEELEKHFDFYEPLTVHESSLSPCVHSIQAAVLGRMQQAYNFYLRTSRLDLDDYNKEVEQGCHITSMAGTWMSIVEGFGGMRVVEDQLNFSPQIPENWTGYSFKVNFRERIVKVTVTKDKTDFNLEGEEPLDIVINGKEVTVEPNSPVSV from the coding sequence ATGAATCAAGATTATATAAAACCGGATGAATGGTCGATCGTTGAAGAAGGATTCGACCCGGGAAGAGTAAAATCTTCTGAAAGTTTATTCAGTATTGGAAATGGTGCCATGGGGCAGCGAGCCAATTTTGAAGAGCAGTATTCCGGCCCAAGTTTTCAGGGAAGTTATATAGGAGGGGTGTATTACCCAGATAAAACTAAAGTTGGTTGGTGGAAGAACGGTTATCCGGAATATTTTGCAAAGGTATTGAACGCTCCAAACTGGATCGGGATCAATGTCTTTGTTAATGAGGAGCCGTTAGACCTTCATAATTGCAGAGAAGTAAAGAACTTCCGCAGAGAATTGAACATGAAAGAGGGCTGGCATGCCCGGACCTTCGAAACCGAATTGCCAAATGGTGTTCAGGTTGAGGTGAAAGCTTTAAGGTTCGTTTCTATTGTAGATAACGAGCTGGGTTCCATCAAATTTGAGATCACTCCGCTAAACCAGGATGCAGAAATTCGTTTTGATCCTTATTTAGACGGAAGCACCACGAATACCGATGCCAACTGGGAAGAGCGTTTCTGGGAAACTTTGGAAGTAAAGAAAGAAGCCGATAAAGGTTTTATCGTTTCCAAAACTTTAAAAACAGGTTTCCATGTCGGGACTTATATGCAGTCTGAAATCCTTCTGAATGATGAAAAGCAGGACCTTGGAATGGAGTCTAAGGAGGATGAAGATCGTATATCTTTCAGCTATAAATTGAAAGCGAAGAAAGGTGAGACCGCCGCGATCGTGAAATATGCCGGTTATGTAACCGATATGAATCACGATCAAAATAACCTGATTTCAGCTGCATCAAAAGTTCTGGACAAAGCTTCAGATCTAGGTTTTGATGAACTGAAAGCTCAGCAGAAGGAAGCCTGGTCAAAGATCTGGGAAATGTCTGATATTACGATTTCCGGAGATGTTGCCGCGCAACAGGGAATTCGATTCAATATTTTTCAACTGAATCAGACCTATTTAGGAGAAGATGATCGTTTGAACATTGGTCCTAAAGGATTTACCGGCGAAAAATATGGAGGTAGTACTTATTGGGATACCGAAGCATATTGTATTCCTTTCTACATGGCGACCAAAGATTCTAAAGTTGCCAGGAAATTACTGACCTATCGTTACAATCAGTTAGAGAAAGCACAGGAAAATGCCAAGAAATTAGGCTTTTCCAATGGTGCAGCTCTATACCCAATGGTAACAATGAACGGTGAGGAAAGTCACAATGAGTGGGAGATCACTTTTGAGGAAATTCACCGAAACGGAGCCATGGTTTTTGCCATTTATAATTATGTTCGATATACAGGTGACTTCAGTTATATTCCTGAAAAAGGACTGGAAGTGATGATCGCCATTGCGAGATTCTGGCACCAACGTGCGAATTTCAGCAAAAGCAAGAATAAATATGTCATTCTTGGGGTTACCGGTCCGAACGAGTATGAGAACAATGTGAACAATAACTGGTACACTAATTACATTGCGAAATGGTGTATAAATTATTGTATCAAGATGATCGATAAAGTAAAAGACGGTTACGGCGAAGATTACGATCGCGTTATGGGTCTGACTCACCTGAACGAAGGCGAAATTGCCAATTGGGAAGAGGTTGCCGATAATCTTTACATGCCATATTCTGAAGATTATGGTGTGTTCTTACAACAGGATGGCTTCCTGGATAAGGAAATCATTCCGGTTGCCGATATGGATAAAAAGCATCGCCCGATCAACCAGAAGTGGAGTTGGGACAGAATTTTGCGTTCCTGTTATATCAAGCAGGCTGATGTATTGCAGGGATTCTATTTCTTCGAAGATCATTTCAGCAAGGAAGAACTGGAGAAACATTTCGATTTTTATGAGCCGCTTACGGTGCATGAATCATCGCTTTCTCCTTGTGTGCACAGTATCCAGGCAGCGGTGCTTGGAAGAATGCAGCAGGCTTACAATTTCTATTTGAGAACTTCCAGGCTGGATCTGGATGATTATAATAAGGAAGTAGAGCAGGGTTGCCATATTACCAGTATGGCCGGAACCTGGATGAGTATTGTTGAAGGTTTTGGAGGAATGCGTGTGGTTGAAGATCAGCTGAATTTCAGTCCGCAGATTCCTGAAAATTGGACTGGGTATTCTTTTAAGGTCAACTTCCGTGAGCGCATCGTGAAAGTGACGGTCACCAAAGATAAAACCGATTTTAATCTGGAGGGTGAAGAGCCGCTGGATATTGTAATTAATGGAAAAGAGGTAACTGTTGAGCCAAACAGTCCTGTAAGTGTATAA
- the pgmB gene encoding beta-phosphoglucomutase: MSSHKAVIFDLDGVIVDTAKFHFQAWKKLANDLGFDFTHEQNEQLKGVSRVESLKKILKWGDMELSEEEFNRQMALKNDNYLSYVEEMDENEILPGVPKVLKYLKENNIPFALGSASKNARTILKKINLYEDFDAIVDGTDVSKAKPDPEVFLIAAEKLKAEPQDCVVFEDSVAGVEAANIGKMTSIGIGDEKVLQEADHIFNDFTEISIEFIENLLRKE; this comes from the coding sequence ATGAGCAGTCATAAAGCAGTCATTTTTGACCTGGACGGCGTAATTGTAGATACGGCAAAATTCCATTTTCAGGCCTGGAAAAAACTGGCCAATGATCTTGGTTTCGATTTTACTCATGAACAAAATGAGCAATTGAAAGGTGTTAGCCGTGTGGAATCCCTGAAGAAAATTCTGAAATGGGGAGACATGGAGCTTTCCGAAGAGGAATTTAACAGGCAAATGGCGCTCAAAAATGACAACTACCTGTCGTACGTCGAGGAGATGGACGAAAATGAAATATTACCTGGAGTTCCTAAAGTGCTGAAGTATTTAAAGGAAAATAATATTCCGTTTGCACTGGGTTCTGCCAGCAAAAATGCCCGTACGATCCTCAAAAAGATCAATTTATATGAAGATTTTGACGCGATCGTAGATGGGACCGATGTAAGTAAAGCCAAGCCAGATCCGGAAGTATTCCTGATCGCGGCTGAAAAACTGAAAGCCGAGCCGCAGGATTGTGTTGTTTTTGAAGACTCTGTCGCTGGCGTGGAAGCTGCAAACATTGGTAAAATGACGAGTATTGGAATCGGAGACGAAAAAGTGCTGCAGGAAGCAGATCATATTTTCAACGATTTCACCGAAATAAGTATAGAATTTATAGAGAATTTACTGAGAAAAGAATAA